The Rhinoraja longicauda isolate Sanriku21f chromosome 15, sRhiLon1.1, whole genome shotgun sequence genome includes a region encoding these proteins:
- the leap2 gene encoding liver-expressed antimicrobial peptide 2: METGSWRTRVIVAIVTLQLVYSKLDTMPIPNEVSQKSPVPRRLSRNTPFWRMVTGSKPVQATCQHDYECSTKTCRAKQCTHSKFVA, encoded by the exons ATGGAAACTGGAAGTTGGAGGACACGAGTAATCGTTGCAATTGTAACTTTACAGTTGGTTTATTCCAAG TTGGATACAATGCCCATCCCGAATGAAGTTTCTCAGAAGTCCCCTGTTCCTCGACGTCTTTCCCGGAACACTCCCTTCTGGAGGATGGTCACTGGCAGTAAACCTGTTCAAGCCACCTGTCAGCATGATTATGAGTGTAGCACAAAAACTTGCAG GGCCAAACAGTGTACACATTCTAAATTTGTGGCTTGA